DNA from Brassica napus cultivar Da-Ae chromosome C4, Da-Ae, whole genome shotgun sequence:
GACATGAGTTGGTCTTCATGTTCTATTGCCAAGTTACAAGTTGTGTATCATTTGTTTTGTCTAGGCTCGTTGGACATTGAAATTTCCCATATGTGGTTCACTTGTTAGCAAATGAGAAAACGTTTGATTGAAGATTGTCTACAAGAGGCTGTGTattgtctctctttctcaccTGTTTGTTTATATTGTCAACAGACACCGGTTGTTCTCATCCCTGCCACAAAAGGCAGCCGGGAGAAGCATGGCTTGTCACTGAGGAAGACGAGTGTTTCATGGGCGGACGACGTGTATGATCCTCCTCCCTCTATAGCCTCCCACACAAGACACAAGAAGCCGCAGCAGCAGAAACCAAAGAGCAAAGATAGCCACAGGAAGACCGGGAAGAAAGGACAGAAGAACAAAGACAGCTCTTCCTCTCGTAGTGGCAAGAACAAGAAGCAAGCTTCTCGCAAACAACACAGTTGCGAGAAATTTGATTGGGTTACTCAGATGCCTATAGTTGCAGCATCTTCTTGAATCGCATTGCCTTCTAATTACCAAGCAGATCTTCATCACATCTATGAGCTTGACTTGGCTCCCTCTTTGTTTAATAAATAATCActttgtgtctgtgtgtgtttaTGGTAACAGCTTTCTTATGAGTAATGGTTTAATCCAAAACATTATTGTGAAGCTTCTATTGAGATTTGTTGAACCTTGTTATTGAACTGACATTGTCTTATTTGAAGCAAAATGAGTTTATAAATTGAGATCATAACACAACAATACTACATGAAACTGTGACTCTAGGTTTCAGGAGGTATACTCAGCATTGATCTTGACATAGTCATAGCTAAGATCACACCCCCACGCCTTTCCGGTGGCTGCAGCTTCACCTACTGATAAATCGATTGTAACAGTTCCATGAACCTCGCCAGCTTTCTTGAGGTAGTTACTGGCTCCATCCCTGTGCAAACATAACATTCTGTCAGAACATGATTTAACTTTGTTACTGAGAGACAAGATCAGTTGTAAGATAATAAACCTGTCAAAAGGAAGAGGTTGACCACTCTCCATGAGTGAGAACTCTCCAAGTGAGATCCTAAGCTTATCCATCTGGAAAGGAACCCCAGCGTAGCCAGCAGCTGCAGCTATGCGTCCCCAGTTCGGATCTCTCCCATAAACAGCTGCCTATCACAACCAGTAAATGGCAGACGTTTACTATTAGTTAGAAACATTATCATTCATGTAATGTCTAATTCTAATCTCATACTTTGACCAGTGAAGAAGAAGCCACCGAGCGTGCAATCTTCGCTGCTTCAGCTTCAGTCTCTGCTCCTTTCACTGTTACCTGGTGAGTTTGTGTTTACACGTTAAGGCCTGTATTCAATCAGAGAGTTGGGAAGAAAACGGTTCTTTCACTAACCTCAATGAGACAGGTTGCGCCTTCACCATCCCAAGCTATTGATTTGGCAAGTCCTTGCATCACCTAAAGTTCCATGTTAAGTCCAGCTTATGAACAACTGTTAGAAAGATAGTAAAGAACATACATACCG
Protein-coding regions in this window:
- the BNAA04G21460D gene encoding chromatin modification-related protein EAF7 → MSSVCGKLDFKGADFEISASSPTQCSNGSKLSSHAGSDESQESDGDETGYINQTGDDELALESLPLKSSDDEENDENLTTTTPVVLIPATKGSREKHGLSLRKTSVSWADDVYDPPPSIASHTRHKKPQQQKPKSKDSHRKTGKKGQKNKDSSSSRSGKNKKQASRKQHSCEKFDWVTQMPIVAASS